The window GCCGATGAGCCAGGATGGCAGACGAAAACCTCTACATCTTTGCGCCCCGCAGCGGCCAGCCGGTCCTGCAGTTCGTATGCAAACATCATCTGCGCCAACTTGCTTTGCGAATAAGCGGTGTTTGCGCCGTAGCCTTCATCCCAGTTCATATCATCGAACTTGATGGTCTTGAGACCGAGGTTGTAGCCAAGGCTCGCGACGATCACGATCCGGCCCATGCTTTCCGCGATGCGATCGAAAAGCAGACCATTCAGCAGAAAATGTCCGTAGTGGTTGGTGGCAAGCTGGCTTTCGAACCCGTCGACCGTCAGCTTGCGCGTCGGCACCTGCGCGATGGCGGCGTTATTGATCAGCGCGTCGATGCGGGGCACGGTCTTCAGGACTTCTTTGCCGGCCTCGCGCACGCTGTGCAGGACGGACAGGTCCATGCGGATGAAGCTCACGTCAGCTTTCGCGCCGAATTCCTGCTTCAACTCAGCGATTGCCGCCTCTGACTTCTCGGCCGACCGGTTCAGCAACACCACCTTGGCGTTCTTCTTCAGAAGAATGCGCGTCGCTTGAAAGCCTGCGCCCGCGTTGGCGCCGGTTATGATGTAGGTCTTGCCCGATTGGTCACCGAGGCGCTCGGGCGTCCAACCTTTAGGTCCAAATGTCGTATCGGCCATTGTCGGTCTCCTGCCAGCCCAAGCTGGCGGTTCTGGGTGTTATTTGTCTGAAAGCACAGATAGTAGCAGCCAGCACCTCCAAACAGGCGAAATCCTCTCTATTACTTGCCCAATCGTCTCAACCCCGTTGCAAAGATGAAAATCCTCTGCAAGCTACAGCGCATGAGCAAGGAACAGATCAAAGCCCTTATTGAGAACCGCCTGCCCGAGGCGGGCCTTGTCGATATCGCGTTGAAGGGTGTCCAGCTTTTCCGGGTGACCGAGGCCATGCCCTGCGTGCCTGCCGTATACGAGCCCACGGTTGTAGCCATCCTGAGCGGCACCAAGGAAGCTGTGCTGGACGGTGAGCATCACGTCTATGGCAACGACAAATACCTGCTTTGCCCAATGACCCTACCGGTAGAGGCTGGCACGCCACAGGCTTCCGAAGCGGATCCTCTGCTCGGTCTAGTGATCACTTTGGATCCACGAATGATGCGCGAACTCACCATGGAGATCGAGGCTGCCGCGGGTGGCAACAGACAGTTTCGGGGCGAAGCGCCATCAGCCTTGGTACTGGCAGCCTGGGATGCGGGGTTTACGCAGGCTTTACTGCGGCTCCTAGCGCTGCTCGACAATCCGGTTGACTTGGAGGTGTTAGGATCGGGGCGCATGCGCGAGTTGTGTTACGCGGTGCTCAAGGGGGAAGCCGGGGCCGCCGCAAGACGTGCCTTTGGTGTCGGCAACGAAATCGCGCGCACCATCGAGTATCTCTCGAACCACCTGAACGAACAGATCACCATCGAAGATATGGCCGACCATGTGGGTATGAGCCGCGCGGTATTCCATCGGCGATTCAAAGACGCCACGACAATGTCCCCGATCCAGTTTGTGAAATCCATGCGCCTGAACAGCGCCGCGATGAAGATTGCCGAAGGCAAGACAGTTTCGGAGGCGGCCTGGGACGTAGGTTACCAAAGCTCCTCTCAATTCAGCCGCGAGTTCAAGCGGATGTACGGCCAGTCGCCCCGGCAATGGAGCAACGCGGTTCAGGTGCCCGAACGCCTGACCTAAGGGCGCACTCCGCACTGCAGACACACAGCCCGCTAAAGAAAAGAGACACTATTGATATCCTCAAGGCATCGTCCGACGGGGCCCGGGCGGAACTGCTGTCAAACAGCCTCTCCTGCTGTTTCGGGGTGATGGTTGTCTTGGCCAGCCTTTCTTTTGGTCGAGGGGCGAGACCGACATGACCAGAGCGTTCGTGTTTCCGATGCTCGTGGCGGGGATATTGATGCTGATCCTTGGTGGCGGGCTGTTCTATGGTACTTGGAAAGGCTCGGCAGGCTTTGGCGCCTCCGAGATTAAGCGCGTCGACAGGACAATGGCGCAATATGGCACGGTGGCAGAGCAGGGTCGTGGGCGCGACGGATACGGATCACGGAGTAGACCTTGAGATCGAGGATCCTCACGGGCGCTACACTCTCACCGCTGATTGGGTTTTGGCCGCGGATGGGGCGCGCAGCCCGATGCGTAAGATGCGTGGGCTGCGTTTGAAAGGCGACAATTACGAGGGGCGCTATGTCATCGCGGATATTCAAATGCCGCATGACTATCCCACAATCCGCCGCGCGCTGTTTGATCCTGATTGCAGACGCGGTGCGACGATCCTGATCCACAAGCAACCCGACAACATTTGGCGGATCGACTATCAGCTTGGCGTGGACGAGGATGAAGGCGATGCCATCAAAGAGGAAACCGTGCGGGCCTCTGTGACAGCGGTGCTCGACGAAATCGGCTATGAAGGCGATTGGCAACTGGAATGGTGGAGCATCTATTCAGCCAACACTCTGGCGCTGGATGAGTACCGCGACGGGCGTATCTTCTTCATCGGCGATTCAGCTCATATCGTCCCCATATTCGGTGTACGCGGCCTGAACAACGGTTTGGCCGACGCGCATAACATCGCGTGGAAGCTGGCCTATGTGATGCAGGGCAAAGCCGCCCCTCCCTTGCTTGACAGCTATACACCAGAGCGTCGCGGGGCCACGTTGGATGTCTTTGCAAACGCCTCTAAATCCGCGCGTTTCATGACACCACCTACGCGCGGTTGGAAGGTCATGCGTGATGCAGCGCTAAACCTCGCGCTCAGCCATTCCTTTGCGGGACAGCTCGCTAATCCGCGCCAGATGACACCCTATACCTATTGTGATAGTCCCGTTGTGTGCGCTGATGATCCTGAATTTAAAAGCGGGCCGCAGGTTGGTGCGATGCTGCCAGAGGCGCGGATTGGTGACGGTTATCTGACCGGGAAACTGGGTGCTGGGTTTTCTGTTCTTGTTTTCGATAAGCGCCTTGCCAACGATTTGGACATCGCGGGTGTCGCGGTCATTCTAATTGATGCTGAGTCCGAGGTTGCCCAGCAATTCGGAGCAAGACAATCCAGCGCATACCTCGTGCGTCCCGACCTTCACATCGCCGCGCGGCTGTTTGACACTACACCTGCCACCATTCAACACGCGCTGAGATTTGCAGCCGGAGAGGTTCTTCCATGACCCCTACAGATGTCGAAGCCGTCTATGATGCTCTTGCAGCACAAATTGACAGCGTTGGACCCGAAAAGTCCGAGTTGTTTCTGATAAAGCTGGCATTGCTATTGTCGCATGAGTTCGGTGACGCCAACCGCGTCATCAAATTGATCTACGATGCCAAACGCAACCTTGATGCAGCGAACTATCGTTAAAGCCAACACCGATCTCGCCCCTACACTTGCAAACTACATTTTTCGAAACTGAAGCCGTTCATTTTGGTTAATCTCCAAGAGTTCAGAAAAATGTGAGCAATGCTCGCTGAAACGTGCAACAGGTGGGTCTGTAATCGGCGGGATTACGTCTCGGTATTTACCGCGGACATAGAGGTCACGCAGGCAGTCATTCGCGATGGACCAGATGAAGCAGACAAGGCGGTTATGGAAGGTCTGGTTCCAGGCTCGGATGTTGCTCGGGGCTATGCGCTTATTATCAAAGCCTTGTTTTCTTTCGTACAACCTTAAAGAGGGCCAAGGGATTACCAA is drawn from Sulfitobacter sp. S223 and contains these coding sequences:
- a CDS encoding FAD-dependent monooxygenase; this encodes MGATDTDHGVDLEIEDPHGRYTLTADWVLAADGARSPMRKMRGLRLKGDNYEGRYVIADIQMPHDYPTIRRALFDPDCRRGATILIHKQPDNIWRIDYQLGVDEDEGDAIKEETVRASVTAVLDEIGYEGDWQLEWWSIYSANTLALDEYRDGRIFFIGDSAHIVPIFGVRGLNNGLADAHNIAWKLAYVMQGKAAPPLLDSYTPERRGATLDVFANASKSARFMTPPTRGWKVMRDAALNLALSHSFAGQLANPRQMTPYTYCDSPVVCADDPEFKSGPQVGAMLPEARIGDGYLTGKLGAGFSVLVFDKRLANDLDIAGVAVILIDAESEVAQQFGARQSSAYLVRPDLHIAARLFDTTPATIQHALRFAAGEVLP
- a CDS encoding SDR family oxidoreductase; translation: MADTTFGPKGWTPERLGDQSGKTYIITGANAGAGFQATRILLKKNAKVVLLNRSAEKSEAAIAELKQEFGAKADVSFIRMDLSVLHSVREAGKEVLKTVPRIDALINNAAIAQVPTRKLTVDGFESQLATNHYGHFLLNGLLFDRIAESMGRIVIVASLGYNLGLKTIKFDDMNWDEGYGANTAYSQSKLAQMMFAYELQDRLAAAGRKDVEVFVCHPGSSATSLITTSGSRMMRFIWWLMTKTPMVQTAQQGSYPEVMCATEEALTEQRALYGPTGRMEAVGPVGKGTLNAHAHDKTVMSRLWEVSEKAVGFEWKF
- a CDS encoding AraC family transcriptional regulator, whose translation is MSKEQIKALIENRLPEAGLVDIALKGVQLFRVTEAMPCVPAVYEPTVVAILSGTKEAVLDGEHHVYGNDKYLLCPMTLPVEAGTPQASEADPLLGLVITLDPRMMRELTMEIEAAAGGNRQFRGEAPSALVLAAWDAGFTQALLRLLALLDNPVDLEVLGSGRMRELCYAVLKGEAGAAARRAFGVGNEIARTIEYLSNHLNEQITIEDMADHVGMSRAVFHRRFKDATTMSPIQFVKSMRLNSAAMKIAEGKTVSEAAWDVGYQSSSQFSREFKRMYGQSPRQWSNAVQVPERLT